ttatgttcttctgcatacttttgtTTACATGAAACGGCCACCACGTAATTGACATAAATGACATTCACAtgtcattgaaatttttcaacatgAAACGTTTTTTagtgaaatgaagaggatttttttttgcgttttacCGTCTTCGTTCTCAGCTGATTGACAGCATTCGAGCATAACAATTTCGTTTACCTGAaaggttatgacaaaatcaacgaaaaaaaagcaaaattatGGTATTCCATATTCCCTTTACggaatttagcctttctgtttcaacagagttCGCAACCGATTCATCGCGTACATGCCGTACATCGCGTATGCCTAGTACTACGAttttactgacactaagaatcctttcaggtcgaggctcgaacgtaCGACAACTGCCTTGCAAGACttacgccctatgcattgaaccgccaactagggatgtcgtaatatcgatcgattaatcgatcaataacccagataatcgtgtaatatttaatcgaatagcttaaaactaatattcgattattgagctaatcgaaacccatagtaataatcgaatgaataatcgagtaatcgattaatatcccagataatcgaataaatttcaatcgattagtttcaaaattatactcgattattgaataatcgagtaattcgacatTCCGACATCCCTACCGCCAACCCGGAGTCATCAACATATCAACAGATAtgctagttaaatcaacaacattttagttgaaacaatcaGGACGTGAAACAACgagtgcaatattgtaattttgtgatctgcgggttttcCGTGTCATCACTATTTCTAGTActtcggaaaccgggaactggaAATCGATATGTGTAtcggaaatcaattttttaccatcaactaacaaagtgattgcagaacctttctgtatgagaaaggcaaaaatattgtGCCCAGAAAAATCTGAAGTGATTCTAAAGTCATGACGATGCCTGAAACAACAGTTTGTCAAGTGCCTGAAACAGAGATCGTAAACTGCGTACCAAAGTGTTGAGGTGCGCTCAACTTAGCTCCGGTTTTTCCATCCGAGATGTTGCTAGAAGATACAACGCCAATTTTCGAATGGTGCAGAACATCCTTGTAAGGGAAAGATGCAAGTCGTACAAAACCTGTAAACATCCAAACCGGTACATGAAGCAGATTTTCGTGACCAAAAGCGAACAAGGTTGACCGTGTTTTGACCCTGCTGTActttgatcgacgacgaaacataCGTCAAACTCTATTCTAAGAAGCTTCCCTGTCAAAAGTTTTACATCCCGACTGGACGTGGAGATGACCAGGAAAGATTCAGATCATTGTTTGTCGACAATTTTGCAAAGAAGGCCATTTGCTGTTGTTGCTTGAAAACGAATCCGTCACATACTCGACAAAGACATTCCAAGCGAAAAATAACCGTAAAACGCGTGTATTGCCGTTCATTTGCAAGTAGAGAAGCGAAGTCATCTTTTGGACCGATTTGGTTAACTGCCACTACTCCAATGTGGTTCTAGAGTGATTTGCTGCCATCAAAGATAGATTTGATGTTCCCCAAGCTAATGAATTTTCCGAAATTTCGACCGATCGAAAAATGCTGGACCATCTCGAAGCAGCTTTTGCGATCAAGACGGGGCAATTAAGGACACCCAGCAAATGCTGGCATAACGGAAGAAATGCGCCGATTCCGTGTTCGTTTCTACTGTGCGGGCGTTGATGGACTTCATAAAAAGGAATGTTCGAGATTTCTTCGAACTGGAGAAATTTAATCACCTACTGCTGTAACTTTGAAGTTTTAATAAAGTTAATGCAGAACAACCATTCGGGGATTTTTTAAACTTATTGAATTAcacattaaaaattttttttgttcgtttctCTTAGGCAATTCTTCATGATACTGTTAGATCCGATGATTGATAACCAATGAGTGATCCAACTATTCGATTAAGTCGATAATGATCACATTACAGAACCTGATAATTTCAATAAGCTGCTTCACTATCGACAGCCTTAATCTAAAGTTGTACAAGCAAACAGTGAAAAGCTACTCATTACTCGTCACACGCGGTGACCACACATTCTTCGATAGGATTTTCTCCGCATTTTCTTCATCGGGGAACAAGCTAATCATTTTGTCTGCCGTGTTACCGCCCACCCGCAACCGGTCcggtgtgaaattcataatTGGCATCGTTTGCGCTACTCCTCGATTGCTACAAGCTACTCATCCGTAACAATTTCCATTTCTAACTCCACCAGAGACACAGGCTTATAGGCTGCAGAACCAAAGTGAAAATGCTCGGAAGTGCATCAGTAAAACTTTCCCATACAAGCTAAGCCGTTTAGTGCGAAATTACTGGACCGCACAATTGACCATCCTGGCATGCCAAGCCACTTGTTAAACCAGATGCACTCATGACGGACGACGCCACACGGCCATCACTGGCAAGAAAGCGTGTTTCGATAGTGAAAACTTCGAGCGTCGAGTGTGGCTTTCCTGTTTTTCCGGCGTTCGGACGGTAAAGGAACTAGTTTTTCTCGCTTggatggagaaaaaaaaacaatctagaAAAATGCATCTGTTTTGTGGgacacaggggggggggggtcactgcaagctctgttttctcccaGTTAGATGTGGGTTGAACTAAAATAACCTGATTTGCTGGCTGGATTGAGTCCAACGGGGTTTACGGTGCGGAAGCAAAACAAGTGGACTGATTCTTAGTTCGTTGGTTGATGACTGGGATTAGGTGGTATGTTCGGATTAGAAAATAACCTGTGCACAGGAgagataattttcatttttccattTCATCATTTTAATTTATTCGGCTTTTTACAAATGAATCTTAAGAGacttaattaaataaataatcaGTTCTTCGAgtgtaataaataaaattacaatTAAGTTAAATAAATATGTTAGCAAGTttttaaaaactatttttaaaaaatgctaaggttgttttgtttcaaaaacCAGGAGCTGGAACAGTTTCATTCCTTCACATTTTGGTTGATCATAGAACAGAAGTAGAGAGAGAGAAATAGGTGAGGTAacgcaaaaacaaacaaaaatcttgAATTTTCCTTTTTCCGATCAACAGTCATCTTGTTGCTGAAATACTCGATCTATCTGTGTATGCttgtgtctgtctgtctgtgttGATGTGTTTGTGTGGgtgtatttgtttgtttgtttgtttgtatgtatgttgATGTAGACGAGTCGAGATGTGTATTTGTGAGCTTTCTTCACAAGCTTTGGCTTAGCGTGTTGCTTTTCTCTCCTTCGTTTACTCGTTCCGCCTTAATCTAGACGATCTTACTGGGCGTAGTGTCCGTAGCCGTTGTAGGCCAGAGGTTGGGCGGATCCGATACGACCCCAGCTTCCACCATGTCCACCGGAGACAACGACTTCATGGGCGGACTCGTGATGGCCACCGGTGTTGGAGATCAGCTTCTTGATGCCGATGATGGAGGCGAGAGCGAGAGCAAGCTTGGATACGATCAAAGCTTTACCGGCCAGCAAAGCTAGGGCACCGAAGGCAAGTGGGACCAAGGTGCTTCCGAGCAGGAGTGGGATCATGATCCAGTGTCCATTTTTCTTGTCCTTGTTGCCACCACCGAAACCACCTCCGTAGCCGCCACCACCGAGACCACCGCCTCCGGCACGGATTTCATCCATGGAGCGTTTGATGTCTTCGCTGGATGGGAACTTGACCTGTCAAATAGAATGTGAAGTGGCAATTCAGTCCACGAGCTCATGAGCGTAATTAACAGAGTGTACTGCTTACCTGCAAGGTGTGGGTTTGGAAGAACGAAAGGACCTTATCGAACAGCATCGAGTTCAGGGAACGTTCCTTTTCGTTCATTGAACGGGGCAATTCCAGTTCGAGCTGAGCTTCCGTTTTGACTGGAGTGCTGTCGATAGGAACTTCCTGATCGCGAACAAACTTGACGCCTTCTGAGATCTTGAAATCCTTAAGCGATCGTGCCACTCGATCCAGGATGGTGTACAGTTTCATCTTCAGGCAGGTGGAGACATCAGCGTTCGCACAGTCGCTGTACGTTTTGTACAGGTACTTAATCTCGCCCAAATACGAACCGGAACGGGGcgtttgctgctgctgctgctgtgggTCGTGACTGTCGTCAATCGTGTTTGAATTCATCGATTGCGTTGCGGATGCACTGTGAGCAAAGGACACTGAAGCCAGGCAGCATATCACCAGTAGGCACTTGAACATCTTCATTTTGTTCTGGACTATGTGTGTTTCCACTTATCACTAATCTGTACGCTTAAGTAAATCTGTTTTGCGAGGAAAACAGATCACAAAGTTGAACCGCTTCACGGAACCTCTCACTCTCTGCTTATGATAGTTCTAGAACTGTGGACGAATGAAACCAAACTGTGCCTATCTCCGGTCGGATCCACCAATATATACCACCAACCGGGGCCTGACGctgaattttcatttttcctgcCTGCGTCCGAGCTGAGTTTTCCGTCTCCCCACCTTGAATGGGTCTACTCCTGCAGTTAGCGGGAGATCGTCAGCATAAAGTATGTGCACTAGAAAATCGAGCCGCAGTACGTTCAaatacccacacacacacacacgttaaTCGCCGCATCATTGGCCGTTGAACACACGCGAGACTTGCGGGTGCATCTTCCACTGCAACTTGCATCAACATTAACAACTATCGTCGCTATCAGTCAGCGAACTACCAATACTACCAGTTTCTCGGTCGGTGGTCGGTATTGGCGGCAGTGGCAGTGGAATGCAACCCACCCAAAGGAAAAGCAGGTCTTCAAGTGAGAGCGAGACAAGCATTCATTCACGTACATTAATTCCGTTCTATTCTATTACCCTCGGAGCTCCGCTTTCAGACGAAAGGCATGTTTACACACAGCACACGCTTTTCCTTTTTCTCTTTCTCAACCTGCGAGGATCCAACGATCGCGTGCTAAGAAATACCAATTCGTTCATCAATCTCACGATTCCGTACCACCAACACCAACCACCCAACTATCCTGGCGCGGTCGGTGCGCTTTGCATTTTTCCCGGCCACTCAATAGCAGAAAAATACAATTCAGTTAGCCATTGGCACGGTGGAAACAGTGGCAAACCGAAATCAATCAAAGCGTGAAAAGTGTGCGGTCGATCAACGCAAGTAGCTTACACCTGAGCTGAACCAAATTCTTCAAATCCAATCGCCCTTTCGTACAAAATACATCCCTCAATCTACCGACCAAGCGACTTTCTTTCCTTttaacaaatattgaaaatgattcgaatgttaTTTTTTCCAGCCGAACAGCCACCAGCTACATAACAACGCACCGAGTTAGCGATTTTCCAGTCTAAATGCAGCAGGGTCCGAGCGGCGTGTGTCGGGGTCCGATTCGGAACCGGCGACATTGGTGGAAAACACTTTTCACGCCCCATTCGGCAATGAACACCTCGTCACGCTAGCTAGCAGAACAGTCgacagacgaaaaaaaaaatcctgaaaaGGATCGCCCATTAAATAACGTATGAAATTACATCTTCAGTGGGCCGGTCGTTAGCATAATGGAAAgtgttaattttttaaatgccATTCGGACAGTCTGCCAGACTAGTAAAGGGATTATCTTTCACTTTCTGCCTACAGAAGAATCGAACGACGGATCGCGACGGGCTGTTTGATGCGATCAATCACCGGAAAGAGAGTTCGACCGGCTGGGGGAATGGACTGTGGAAAATTTGCATGGGTAGTCGATTTCCAGAAGGCTGGTTCGCTAACTATGTTTTGACGATAGTAAAACTATGCTACTGCTATTATCGTTTCTTAGTAGGATCGGAGCTACCGCTTCGAAACGTCACATTGCGTCCAACCAACTATGGACAAATAGACTGCATTTATGAAGTTcccaatgaaaatgtttttccTTTAGCGTATGCAAAGGTTAACGAATGAAAGTTTTAAGAAGGTGAATTATTCAACATTAAATCGCCGTGAGGCGATACCGGAGTAAAGTCAAACATTAAAATGAGAACAAATCGAAATCTGATTAAGATAGAAACATCAGATTAGTATGATTTCAGCAgaacaatttttcaattgatatcgcattatgttatcattttacTGTTCgctttcgaaaataaatttacgAGGCAAAACTTTTATGAAACTCCAAAAACGATGATATTAAAAGCAACAGCTTGATGAACATGATAAAATAGGACCGATTTCAAATGgcaatgcaaaaataaatttcaatgaaacAATTATTGCTTCAAGCATATgtcttttacaaaaatgtttcACATCCTGCTGGGCAGCCTTGTGGCAGCCGAAATCATATCACGTATATCTGAAGCTGGTCCGTCTTCTTTGGCAacagcgatgccaaccctacggattcatgcgtagatctacggatttctgtcatttctacggatctacggattaaTCAtatgaaatctacggatttagcATTATTTTACCAGAAACCTCTAGATCTAGCATTATATCTCTATATATCAATGGAAAATAATCAAATATTGTTATATCAtctccattttttttgcttgtccGATTAGAATAGTAATAATGCATCTATAAGCCACCGATCAGTCATTGTTGGAAGCCTGCCTTTGTAGATTGGAGCTTAAAGCTGTTCAGTTTATGTAAATGTAAGAGTATAAGTgcacttgaaaacaaatctacggatttcacCTCAAGGCAAAGTGGCATTACTGACTAtgagttataaaatccagaactatcaTTTTAAACAACTTTGATACAGCCAAAAAGCAGCTATTTCACAGTACTTCGATATAATACACTTGTtcccctttttacctttttttataagtataaaaaataggtatagaattcgctcaaactttcgaaaaattttccgaggcccggagggccgagtgacatataccaatcgattcagctcaacgaactgagcaaatgtctgtgtgtgtgtgtgtgtatgtgtgtgtgtccgtatgtgtgttgtcaactaagaggtcgagatctcagagatggctggaccgattttgatcaaactagtcgcaaatgaaaggtctccccgtcacccagaacgctattgaatggttttgagatcggatgtttactttttgagttatatgaaattttatgtcaaaattttcagttttttgacaatatctgtcacaattgaccttgaaaccagaatgtgtttttagacttagattccgcacggtgatagctatccaacaagccatagattgttaaaatccgtccatttttaacggagatatcgatatttttgggtAGGacatattccagtagtaggagtttcacGCACTTAGTGATAAAGCGATTTTtctgagcaaagtgaaacacgattctttatactgttacatacaattatttctaagtaacaaaaagactgtgtatagcatcttttttcatggcaatttgcctcgaaccgattttagcacggttcgtttttggcaacaataacaataataaacgttcgaatatgatatatataaaccagatgatggcagcattttcgagttgagaaCAATGCCatgattaaatttatttaaactacttacagcaataaatgctggaagaacataacacccatataccattcgaatcagttcgtcgagatcagcaaatgtgtgtgtgacaaataatttcgctCAATATTCTCGGAGGTGACtcgaccgttttctacaaattctGATTCATCTGAGAagccgtatactcccaaacaagcatcctgaatttcatttggatccatttaaaataatataactaatttttatcgtagatggctgaatcgatctaagattcaaattaaatctaagaaccatctaagattcaaattgaaggccttaagatcctataaaacatctcgctttttactcagatctgacttccggtttagaagATTCAGGGTGGTTAGTAtagaaatgtctattccacgtaaattaatcaggttatcgggtttgcagatttggataattcataaccaaatgaacttatttcagttttagtgtttttcaatttttgattcagaaggtactacgatttctcaaagatgtctgcactgattttcaaacattttgattcaaatgtaaactgtacagctccttaggtgaatttaactgacttcggctacatcgattttcgaattctggttccagtccgaatcgtttctcaaagctcactcGTTTTCTCAAGAAATGCCaactcgaatttcaaaaacgaaaattcaaattaaaggacttacggtcccatacaaaattggtcaattttatccgattctgacttccgattctagaattacagagtgatcaaatttcaaaattcgaacCGATGTAGAAGGTGACAATTCCAAAaaacttgaaagttggactcaaaactattgcaatttattcgtttttggccatacgaattggtttgggttatgctggttcctgaataccggctctggaagtaccctaAATAACTGTAAACTCTGAAGTGAAACTTACGTCGACatttcatggaatgttcaatcaacTGTCACAATTTTAGACTCaatattacagggtaatgagtgattaaaatctcaatttgccgcttGAAATGACGGTCAATAAAATAATGccctgagaactaaaacaccaaagattattaatgcaaaaaacacatgcggattgataaaaaaaaggtatcatctcactgctaggtggattaagctcgTTTTATGAACTGGAAACACATAGCATTTCTTTGATATTCCAGGAAAAATTCTTGAACGCAAAGAACAGTTGGATGTTTTGTATAATGGAGCAGGgctggtgaaacatgttaagcccaggtgggtagtttttcgatttttaacaatattttgtttcgttatTAATTTGCATGAAACGTGTAAATTCGAAGTTTAAAGCGTTTTCGGTATTTTGCACATTTAATTATTAAATACGCCATGAAACTACTGTGGGgttattcgaactgttgacataGGACTCCCCTAGagatcactgccaatatttgttttgagtATTAGGGTAGTGGCCTTGTCttgttccgtataaacttatttgtgtgtgcgaattttcgaaattaattctttgagaattttagtTACTCTGACCGTTCAGTTCGTTGGGGCTGATGATGAAAGGTGCCGAATTCGCGCATGTCATCCTGCGAAGTCTCGTGCGAAGCGAACGGCACATTaaacaaatccataaacagTCCAGTCGCTGATGTGCATAACACATTGCTCAAAAAGTACCAAGACTGACCCAAATgtcaaacttatttcatttttcgaaagaaccaaccttcagatgtcaaattttcaccttgatctcACCGTGGCGTTACTTGTTCActtatgaaaaaatggaaataacgagtTCTGTATGCTGATAAAGCAACGGTTTGAGAGGTGTTACCCGCATTCGGATCCATTGAAAATAAAGATTTGTGGGTATTCTGATTCCAAACGGTACCAAATGATGCTATCGTCAGAAAAGATCAAGCAAGTGAAAGCGCTTTCATGATCTTACGCGAAAATCTGGGTatataaaaggttttttccaatcgAACGAAAGCAACAACGCATTAACGATCCAGAGAGCTGTTTGACAATCTTAggtcgcaataaaaaggatttctttcGTTTGTATGAAACAGTGAACGAAACTTGGATCCACCATTTTCTCCGGAGTCATATTAGCATTCATACGGAGAAAGTCGTCCGAAAATGTAAtaggtagctggaacaatcatggcgCCAGTTTTCAGATACTCGAGGTATAATAAACATTGactatatattaaaaaaaagcaccatctaaagtgattattacattgaattattgatgcgtttgaatgCGACATcgaaaaaaccatttttaaccaagacaatgctccgtgccacaagtcaatgaaaataatagtCAAATTGAACGGATTGGTCTTCATtctgtttcctcacccaccatattctcaaaaacctagcccccagcgactacttgtcctacgaaggcctggcgggtggcccacatgctggtcatcgaatgCAGCGGTCTCCCGTGGGCagtgatgatgatgttacggaagaggcaCGTACTCATTGAAGAGCGGAAATCTTATGAAAGCCAGGGAAATCGTGATAAAATGTTTTGGGAAACAAGAAAAATTAGACATGGTTCGTTACACATTGAAGTTTTAATCACCAATTATCTAAAATATATAGatttatctactcgaatcgttgcgtaaaaatatatccaagcagtatgtgtaatgatatcgaaaatcagttgaaaaataGTTGAGATGTAAATTGTACAGTTTTATTTCCTGTATTTTGAACTTGCACCTCGGTATAGCAAACAAGGACGTAGCCCTACATAAAAagattttgagtattttttttatcggtacTTTACAATACACGAGTGATTCATTGATCAGATGATTAAGCTCGTCTCCTCTGGTTGGAAAAAAGTAAAAGTTAGGTTatcaaaagatttctgcttactCAAATCTTCTTTGTCACATCTTACTTCTCTGCTGTATATCTTCACTCCATTACTCTACTAGCTGAGTACTAGGGttctataattttgaattttatttattattccgagttacatta
This genomic window from Malaya genurostris strain Urasoe2022 chromosome 1, Malgen_1.1, whole genome shotgun sequence contains:
- the LOC131438168 gene encoding uncharacterized protein LOC131438168, with the protein product MKMFKCLLVICCLASVSFAHSASATQSMNSNTIDDSHDPQQQQQQTPRSGSYLGEIKYLYKTYSDCANADVSTCLKMKLYTILDRVARSLKDFKISEGVKFVRDQEVPIDSTPVKTEAQLELELPRSMNEKERSLNSMLFDKVLSFFQTHTLQVKFPSSEDIKRSMDEIRAGGGGLGGGGYGGGFGGGNKDKKNGHWIMIPLLLGSTLVPLAFGALALLAGKALIVSKLALALASIIGIKKLISNTGGHHESAHEVVVSGGHGGSWGRIGSAQPLAYNGYGHYAQ